A genomic stretch from Amycolatopsis sp. 195334CR includes:
- a CDS encoding TetR/AcrR family transcriptional regulator produces the protein MAVDRALETKYRIAETAMALFLEQGYETVTVEAVADASQVSRRTVFRHFGGKDELAFPDHSARLELLSRNLGPPSGGRTPVDVVIAATEASLLDFLSRPELVLRRYRLTRLVPELRRREVLEHERYVALTRAYLRDHLPADSPPFLPMAMAALIDAMHRSALGNFARSDGTADAFAELKEGMEWIHRMLAAGSATESRLLLAVLPDTAAVRQSLTALRAEAEDLR, from the coding sequence GTGGCGGTCGACCGCGCGTTGGAGACGAAGTACCGCATCGCCGAGACGGCGATGGCGTTGTTCCTGGAACAGGGCTACGAGACCGTGACCGTGGAGGCCGTCGCCGACGCGTCCCAGGTCTCGCGGCGGACCGTGTTCCGGCACTTCGGCGGCAAGGACGAACTGGCGTTCCCCGATCACTCCGCCCGCCTGGAGCTGCTCTCGCGCAACCTGGGGCCGCCCAGCGGGGGCCGGACGCCGGTGGACGTGGTCATCGCGGCCACCGAGGCGTCGCTGCTCGACTTCCTCAGCCGTCCCGAGCTGGTGCTCCGCCGCTACCGCCTGACCCGCCTGGTCCCGGAACTGCGGCGGCGCGAGGTGCTGGAGCACGAGCGGTACGTGGCGCTGACCAGGGCCTACCTGCGTGACCACCTGCCTGCCGACAGCCCGCCGTTCCTGCCGATGGCGATGGCCGCGCTGATCGACGCGATGCACCGCTCGGCACTGGGCAACTTCGCCCGCAGCGACGGCACGGCCGACGCGTTCGCCGAGCTGAAGGAGGGCATGGAGTGGATACATCGCATGCTCGCCGCCGGATCGGCGACCGAGAGCCGGCTGCTGCTCGCCGTCCTGCCGGACACCGCCGCCGTGCGCCAGTCCCTGACCGCGCTCCGCGCCGAAGCCGAAGACCTGCGCTGA
- a CDS encoding ANTAR domain-containing protein has protein sequence MLLLATHATLAIAETDAVSRAELQRTRIRGALDRRDLIGQAKGIIMARRGLDADEAFALLRAASQDLNVKLFNLADTLTHRHTELDLPGADPP, from the coding sequence GTGCTGCTGCTGGCCACCCACGCCACGCTGGCCATCGCCGAGACCGACGCGGTCAGCCGCGCCGAACTCCAGCGCACCCGGATCCGCGGCGCGCTGGACCGGCGGGACCTGATCGGCCAGGCCAAGGGCATCATCATGGCCCGGCGGGGGCTGGACGCCGACGAGGCGTTCGCCCTGCTGCGGGCCGCCTCGCAGGACCTCAACGTCAAACTGTTCAACCTGGCGGACACGCTCACCCACCGGCACACCGAACTGGACCTGCCCGGCGCGGACCCGCCCTGA
- a CDS encoding STAS domain-containing protein, whose amino-acid sequence MEDARIRADAAAVVRLGGDLGVARASEVRAQLHEVVEPLTPPTSLVVDLSEVSTVDAAGTRLLTELGAHCQARGVRLCLICSPDSPAYQACTAAGLAITDALSGTQPAAGTTATAFSTLTEALMRAHTVGEVLQRIVDATGVALPARPDRGTAHRGAHRSGGRATRPGAEPPPRGAGLGRGRTGRTRVRHLPRPARRRALAALGPDACPAR is encoded by the coding sequence ATGGAAGACGCCCGGATCCGGGCGGACGCCGCCGCGGTGGTCCGGCTCGGCGGCGACCTCGGCGTCGCGCGAGCATCCGAGGTGCGCGCCCAGCTGCACGAGGTCGTCGAACCGCTCACCCCGCCGACCTCGCTGGTGGTCGACCTCAGCGAGGTGAGCACCGTGGACGCGGCGGGCACCCGGCTGCTCACCGAGCTGGGGGCGCACTGCCAGGCCAGGGGCGTGCGGCTCTGCCTGATCTGCAGCCCGGACTCCCCCGCCTACCAGGCCTGCACCGCGGCGGGCCTGGCGATCACCGACGCGCTGTCCGGCACCCAGCCCGCCGCCGGCACCACCGCGACCGCGTTCTCCACGCTCACCGAGGCGCTGATGCGCGCCCACACCGTCGGCGAAGTCCTCCAGCGCATCGTCGACGCCACCGGTGTCGCTCTCCCTGCGCGGCCGGACCGCGGAACTGCACACCGCGGTGCACACCGATCCGGTGGCCGAGCAACTCGACCTGGCGCGGAACCGCCTCCACGAGGGGCTGGGCTGGGACGCGGCCGCACCGGGCGGACCCGAGTTCGTCACCTGCCACGACCTGCGCGAAGGCGCGCCCTGGCCGCGCTGGGCCCCGATGCCTGTCCGGCGCGCTGA
- a CDS encoding SMP-30/gluconolactonase/LRE family protein translates to MRPPEMSVVLDGYSFLECPRWRDGRLWVSDFYTNRVVATDDRGDTEVIAEVPGQPSGLGFLPDGRALIVSMRDRRILVREDSGRLSEHADLSGAVPAALNDMVVDERGRAYVGNFGFDLMSGAALRDTVLTRVDPDGSLTTVADGLHFPNGMVILPGGVLVVAETFAGRLTAFDIDADGGLSGRRVWAAFGEPPGTEEVETAVTRLAVAPDGICADAEGAIWVADATHARLLRVREGGEVAQEIATKMGVYACMLGGADGRTLFACAAPSFAEHERRAAREAELLACRVDVPHAGLP, encoded by the coding sequence GTGAGGCCACCGGAGATGTCCGTCGTGCTCGACGGCTACTCGTTCTTGGAATGCCCCCGCTGGCGAGACGGGCGTCTGTGGGTCTCGGACTTCTACACCAACCGGGTCGTCGCCACCGACGACCGCGGCGATACCGAAGTGATCGCCGAGGTGCCGGGCCAGCCCTCCGGCCTCGGCTTCCTGCCCGACGGGCGCGCGCTGATCGTCTCCATGCGCGACCGCCGGATCCTGGTACGCGAGGACTCGGGCCGCCTGTCCGAGCACGCCGACCTCTCCGGCGCGGTACCGGCCGCGCTCAACGACATGGTGGTCGACGAGCGTGGCCGCGCCTACGTCGGCAACTTCGGCTTCGACCTGATGAGCGGCGCCGCGCTGCGCGACACCGTGCTCACCCGCGTCGACCCCGACGGCTCGCTCACCACGGTGGCCGACGGCCTGCACTTCCCCAACGGCATGGTGATCCTGCCCGGCGGGGTGCTGGTCGTGGCCGAGACCTTCGCCGGGCGGCTGACCGCGTTCGACATCGACGCCGACGGCGGGCTGTCCGGCAGGCGCGTGTGGGCGGCGTTCGGCGAGCCGCCGGGGACCGAAGAGGTCGAGACCGCGGTGACCCGGCTCGCCGTGGCGCCGGACGGCATCTGCGCCGACGCCGAAGGTGCCATCTGGGTTGCCGACGCGACGCACGCGCGGCTGCTCCGGGTCCGCGAAGGCGGGGAGGTGGCCCAGGAGATCGCCACCAAGATGGGTGTCTACGCGTGCATGCTCGGCGGTGCCGACGGCCGGACGCTGTTCGCCTGCGCCGCGCCCTCCTTCGCCGAGCACGAACGTCGCGCGGCCCGCGAAGCCGAGTTGCTCGCGTGCCGGGTCGACGTCCCGCACGCCGGCCTGCCCTGA
- a CDS encoding MFS transporter: MSEDALHAAASRKAAFRLLPILCLVYFMAFVDRTNVGLAKTSLEADVGISAAAYGVGAGIFFLSYALLEVPSNLVMHRVGPRRWITRIAVTWGALCACMMFVQDEFSFYVVRFLLGAAEAGLYPALMYIVTLWFSQKQRVTIVGIIYLAVCAGLALGGPLGGALMELHGAGGLFGWQWMFLVEGLVTIVVAGFVWRLVPDRPADAPWLTEREASVLADRAVVRTAPEHSTLKGNFRVAFGRPFILALSAVYFANQVNSVAIQYNFPSIVESLDVEGSFLIGLVSGSVGIGAFLGVLLIPWVQRRMRDEMRVLMLVTVATALVAIAYALADGALARILLIDLAMLLLVGVLPLYWSVAMARMTGLMAAAGLAFINTVGLLGGFVGPYLYGFAEGRGNEYTVLIGASVLGVLLIPLLWRALRSEDRQAVSVAGEK; the protein is encoded by the coding sequence TTGAGCGAAGACGCCCTGCACGCCGCGGCCAGCCGCAAGGCGGCGTTCCGGCTGCTGCCGATCCTGTGCCTGGTCTACTTCATGGCCTTCGTCGACCGGACCAACGTCGGCCTGGCCAAGACCTCGCTGGAAGCCGACGTGGGCATCAGCGCCGCGGCGTACGGCGTCGGCGCGGGCATCTTCTTCCTCAGCTACGCGCTGCTGGAGGTGCCGAGCAACCTGGTCATGCACCGCGTCGGGCCGCGGCGGTGGATCACCCGGATCGCGGTGACCTGGGGCGCGTTGTGCGCCTGCATGATGTTCGTGCAGGACGAGTTCTCGTTCTACGTGGTGCGGTTCCTGCTCGGCGCGGCGGAAGCCGGGCTGTACCCGGCGCTGATGTACATCGTCACCCTGTGGTTCTCGCAGAAGCAGCGGGTGACCATCGTCGGCATCATCTACCTCGCGGTGTGCGCCGGGCTCGCCCTCGGCGGCCCGCTCGGGGGCGCGCTGATGGAGCTCCACGGCGCGGGCGGGTTGTTCGGCTGGCAGTGGATGTTCCTGGTCGAGGGCCTGGTCACCATCGTGGTCGCGGGGTTCGTCTGGCGCCTGGTGCCCGACCGGCCCGCGGACGCGCCGTGGCTGACCGAACGCGAGGCGAGCGTGCTGGCCGACCGCGCGGTGGTGCGCACCGCGCCGGAGCACAGCACGCTGAAGGGCAACTTCCGGGTCGCCTTCGGCAGGCCGTTCATCCTCGCGCTGTCCGCGGTGTACTTCGCCAACCAGGTCAACAGCGTGGCGATCCAGTACAACTTCCCGTCCATCGTGGAGAGCCTGGACGTCGAGGGCTCGTTCCTGATCGGGCTGGTGAGCGGCAGCGTCGGCATCGGCGCGTTCCTCGGCGTGCTCCTCATCCCGTGGGTGCAGCGCCGGATGCGCGACGAGATGCGCGTGCTGATGCTGGTGACCGTGGCGACGGCACTGGTGGCGATCGCCTACGCCCTCGCCGACGGCGCCCTCGCGCGCATCCTGCTCATCGATCTCGCCATGCTCCTGCTGGTCGGTGTCCTCCCGCTCTACTGGTCGGTCGCGATGGCGCGGATGACCGGCCTGATGGCGGCGGCGGGGCTGGCGTTCATCAACACGGTCGGCCTGCTCGGCGGATTCGTCGGCCCGTACCTGTACGGGTTCGCGGAGGGGCGGGGGAACGAGTACACCGTGCTCATCGGCGCTTCCGTGCTCGGCGTGCTGCTGATTCCGCTGCTGTGGCGGGCCCTGCGTTCCGAGGACCGGCAGGCCGTTTCCGTGGCCGGTGAGAAATGA
- a CDS encoding YihY/virulence factor BrkB family protein: MVRYRERDGDHYAAAVTFFTLLSMVPLLMIALSVAGFVLAGDRALAGQLDHVLDQSLPAAVSDQIVAVVNLVVGERGKLGVLALAACAYSGWSWISNLRDAMTTLLGQPRDQRSMLRVVLADVGTLLGIGVALVVSFGLAALTGAAGTWVLSVAGLSGARVVLVAGSLVLGLVANWLVIAWCLAKLPRVRRPVAEGLRAAAVAAVGLAALQQAGGFYLRLLGHSPAVATLGALIGLLLFVYLVVRWLLLVTVWTSTREDLPGGTLAVEAGHASATLAAGASASVVLRTLSGR; encoded by the coding sequence ATGGTCCGGTACCGCGAGCGCGATGGTGACCACTACGCGGCGGCGGTCACGTTCTTCACGTTGTTGTCGATGGTGCCGCTGCTGATGATCGCGTTGTCGGTGGCGGGGTTCGTGCTGGCCGGGGACCGGGCGCTGGCCGGGCAGCTGGACCACGTGCTGGACCAGTCGCTGCCCGCCGCGGTCAGCGACCAGATCGTGGCGGTGGTGAACCTGGTGGTCGGCGAACGCGGGAAGCTGGGGGTGCTGGCGCTCGCCGCGTGCGCGTATTCGGGCTGGAGCTGGATCAGCAATCTGCGGGACGCGATGACCACGCTGCTCGGGCAGCCCCGGGACCAGCGTTCGATGCTGCGCGTGGTGCTGGCCGACGTGGGCACGCTGCTCGGGATCGGGGTGGCGCTGGTCGTGTCGTTCGGGCTGGCCGCGCTGACCGGGGCGGCCGGGACGTGGGTGTTGTCGGTCGCCGGGCTGTCGGGGGCGCGGGTGGTGCTGGTGGCGGGGTCGCTGGTGCTGGGGCTGGTGGCCAACTGGCTGGTCATCGCGTGGTGCCTGGCCAAACTGCCGAGGGTGCGGCGGCCGGTGGCCGAGGGGTTGCGGGCGGCCGCCGTGGCCGCGGTGGGGTTGGCCGCGTTGCAGCAGGCCGGTGGGTTCTACCTGCGGTTGCTCGGGCATTCCCCGGCGGTGGCCACGCTCGGCGCGTTGATCGGGTTGCTGTTGTTCGTCTACCTGGTGGTGCGGTGGCTGCTGCTGGTCACGGTGTGGACGTCGACGCGCGAGGATCTGCCCGGTGGCACGCTGGCGGTCGAGGCCGGTCACGCCAGTGCGACGCTCGCGGCGGGGGCGTCGGCGAGCGTGGTGCTCAGGACGCTGTCCGGCCGTTGA
- a CDS encoding carboxylesterase/lipase family protein, giving the protein MTRRFTALLLGFAVVATLVTAPATSAHGAAVRRTDLGLVKGVDESGTQSWRGIPYAEPPVGPLRWRAPVTHRPWHGVREAREFGNGCVQEGRFFSPAPSGPHYGLDIRDGLKKPVGAEDCLTLNVFRPSAPRRNLPVIVFVHGGSNVVGYSADPMYDGRELARRADAVVVTVNYRVGVFGWFDLPGLKTGDPYGDSGNFGTLDQIEALRFVHRNAAAFGGDAGNVTVMGESAGAVNVWALMVSPLSKGLLHKAIPLSGGWSFETPAAARTYADRFVTEAVGDAGDAVTRLRALPADDLIRAQVRAGDPPRVLNDGTVLPVDHRAAVAAGEYRDIPVLAGNTAEEGKLFGGVIGAHRPSDYDRFTLQYFFDPDRPSPLTARDLIADRYLPVDAPGGWNEASAQVGDAIFQGIVEDSMNTLRQAGNDRLYYYRFGWNQQPAPFDVVYGAAHAMDLPFLFRSFDEGYFAFSFSRRNEPGRLALSDLMIDSVRVFVRTGSPQHPGLGARWGQWPRSMDLDAGDTTATARPGTFGH; this is encoded by the coding sequence ATGACCAGGCGGTTCACGGCACTCCTGCTCGGGTTCGCGGTGGTGGCCACCCTGGTCACCGCCCCCGCCACGAGCGCGCACGGGGCCGCGGTGCGGCGCACGGACCTCGGTCTGGTCAAGGGCGTCGACGAGAGCGGAACCCAGTCCTGGCGCGGCATCCCGTACGCCGAGCCACCCGTCGGGCCGTTGCGCTGGCGCGCGCCGGTGACCCACCGCCCGTGGCACGGGGTGCGCGAGGCCCGTGAGTTCGGCAACGGGTGTGTCCAAGAAGGACGGTTCTTCAGCCCCGCGCCGAGCGGCCCGCACTACGGGCTCGACATCCGCGACGGGCTGAAGAAACCCGTCGGTGCCGAGGACTGCCTGACGCTCAACGTGTTCCGCCCGTCGGCCCCGCGGCGGAACCTTCCGGTGATCGTTTTTGTGCACGGCGGCAGCAACGTGGTCGGCTACTCGGCCGACCCGATGTACGACGGGCGGGAACTGGCGCGGCGGGCCGACGCGGTGGTGGTCACGGTCAACTACCGCGTCGGCGTGTTCGGCTGGTTCGACCTGCCCGGGCTCAAGACCGGTGATCCGTACGGCGATTCGGGCAACTTCGGCACGCTGGACCAGATCGAGGCGCTCCGGTTCGTGCACCGCAACGCGGCCGCGTTCGGCGGGGACGCGGGGAACGTGACCGTGATGGGGGAGTCCGCCGGCGCGGTCAACGTGTGGGCGCTGATGGTCTCGCCGTTGAGCAAGGGGTTGCTGCACAAGGCGATCCCGCTCAGCGGCGGGTGGTCGTTCGAGACCCCGGCGGCGGCGCGGACCTACGCCGATCGGTTCGTCACCGAGGCGGTGGGGGACGCCGGTGACGCGGTGACCAGGCTGCGGGCGCTGCCCGCCGACGACCTGATCCGCGCCCAGGTGCGCGCCGGCGATCCACCCCGGGTGCTCAACGACGGCACCGTGCTGCCGGTGGACCACCGCGCGGCCGTCGCGGCGGGGGAGTACCGCGACATCCCCGTCCTGGCGGGCAACACCGCGGAGGAGGGCAAGCTCTTCGGCGGGGTCATCGGTGCCCACCGCCCGAGCGACTACGACCGCTTCACCCTGCAGTACTTCTTCGACCCCGACCGGCCGTCACCGCTGACCGCCCGCGACCTGATCGCCGACCGCTACCTGCCCGTCGACGCCCCCGGCGGCTGGAACGAGGCGTCGGCGCAGGTGGGCGACGCCATCTTCCAGGGCATCGTCGAGGATTCGATGAACACGCTGCGCCAGGCAGGGAACGACCGGCTGTACTACTACCGGTTCGGCTGGAACCAGCAGCCGGCGCCGTTCGACGTGGTCTACGGCGCCGCGCACGCGATGGACCTGCCGTTCCTCTTCCGCTCCTTCGACGAGGGGTACTTCGCGTTCTCGTTCAGCCGGCGCAACGAGCCCGGCAGGCTGGCGCTGTCGGACCTGATGATCGACAGCGTCCGCGTGTTCGTGCGCACGGGGAGTCCGCAGCACCCCGGCCTCGGCGCGCGGTGGGGCCAGTGGCCGCGCAGCATGGACCTGGACGCGGGCGACACGACGGCGACCGCGCGTCCCGGCACGTTCGGACACTAG
- a CDS encoding discoidin domain-containing protein gives MSVEPSRRTVLQAFGLALVATGLVTPAARARPGAAPGGAPDAVAAAYHSALLRHTRWAEQQFDRAAGIYPAKDFTFAVVLGNAVLLTRDGYDAAAAGVEREVLHRHTVDTIRHFARSNRVLGGTEWGKRLFFDTTFQSYFQLAGRLLWTDLDAETRANLDRIAGGQAEYTASLGTGNDPMSGDWTPRGLSGGYVGDTKLEEMGVYTQALAPGLAWAPSDARAAAWREWFGKWSRNEGGLPPADLANPRVVDGVPISANTAENLYDTFLVENHGSFGPHYQEELWRTSGRNALHFLLAGQPLPEVLTAQPNGERLWHTMLLMASDAGEPLMPMVADREHLYGRDVLPLAFRAQVLGDRYAARAEAQLAERLQPYQAFPPVDRLTKFSGEPKYEPEARAEIAISYLLHEWRANDPVRPVSQEEFNAYAVGTRDFGAGPGLLAHRTPSAWAAAVSKPGYTKFAWQPRHDDWLFGVSGSTPMLLPSTALKPVERRATAWTKVRDGFDGTAAVLKFDQGYAGFATLPSGAAVYATTGLAAGEGAVSVYNLDMPGMPGLTGSRTYRTAEGSVTVPVPPAPPAGGRTDEVSFPAVTARYVRMLGVLPDPAYGYSLWSFEVRDGAGGTDLARTGTASASSFTPGREAKYAIDGSATTRWAVSTVDRPRADSWLAVDLGSAVEFDRVKIAWEAAAGRRYRVETSPDGLSWTTAATHPLPAVSTTGGWLDVDGRAGFAVSGSPHPITVTGNQILLSDGAAAPLQVECHPDPRALPVAGARPVADVAAVRTSVLDGHLVLFNLSGSAATATVALPATEGVVPLYRGDQVTTKDGSALAVSLAAAEGRVEPAWFTVQVDGGRTGLRASVADAATLRLTAPAGDVVRCRVQPVGEPARQVAVPGGRTVTVTARTTRPYPLGDLALGATVFPAEPLPAGMSAPGAAVDDNDRTSWQPGTDGRMVVDLGAVRALGQAELTWTADAVPDMVLETSVDGRTYTAVPATPRRRRDTVPLNGSARYVAVRVRGAATAALVSFRILPGN, from the coding sequence ATGAGCGTCGAGCCCTCCCGCCGGACGGTCCTGCAAGCGTTCGGCCTCGCGCTGGTGGCCACCGGACTGGTGACCCCGGCCGCCCGGGCCAGGCCGGGTGCGGCGCCCGGCGGTGCCCCCGACGCGGTGGCGGCCGCCTACCACTCGGCACTGCTGCGGCACACGCGCTGGGCCGAGCAGCAGTTCGACCGGGCCGCGGGCATCTACCCGGCCAAGGACTTCACCTTCGCGGTCGTGCTCGGCAACGCGGTCCTGCTGACCCGCGACGGCTACGACGCGGCGGCCGCCGGGGTCGAACGGGAGGTGCTGCACCGGCACACCGTCGACACCATCCGGCACTTCGCCCGCTCGAACCGGGTGCTCGGCGGGACCGAATGGGGGAAGCGGCTGTTCTTCGACACCACCTTCCAGTCCTACTTCCAGCTCGCCGGCCGTCTGCTGTGGACGGACCTCGACGCGGAGACCAGGGCGAACCTGGACCGGATAGCCGGCGGCCAGGCGGAGTACACGGCGAGCCTCGGCACCGGCAACGACCCGATGTCGGGCGACTGGACGCCGCGCGGGTTGTCCGGCGGGTACGTCGGGGACACCAAGCTGGAGGAGATGGGCGTCTACACCCAGGCGCTGGCCCCGGGCCTCGCGTGGGCGCCGTCGGACGCGCGCGCCGCGGCGTGGCGGGAGTGGTTCGGCAAGTGGAGCCGCAACGAGGGCGGACTGCCGCCGGCGGACCTGGCCAACCCGCGGGTGGTGGACGGCGTGCCGATCTCGGCCAACACGGCGGAGAACCTGTACGACACCTTCCTGGTCGAGAACCACGGCTCGTTCGGCCCGCACTACCAGGAGGAGCTGTGGCGCACCTCTGGCCGCAACGCCCTGCACTTCCTGCTCGCCGGGCAACCGCTGCCGGAGGTGCTCACCGCGCAGCCGAACGGCGAACGGCTGTGGCACACCATGCTGCTGATGGCGAGCGACGCGGGCGAGCCGCTGATGCCGATGGTGGCCGACCGCGAGCACCTCTACGGTCGTGACGTGCTCCCGCTCGCCTTCCGCGCCCAGGTCCTCGGAGACCGTTACGCCGCACGGGCCGAGGCCCAGCTGGCCGAGCGACTCCAGCCGTACCAGGCCTTCCCGCCGGTCGACCGGCTCACGAAGTTCTCCGGTGAGCCCAAGTACGAGCCGGAAGCCCGGGCGGAGATCGCGATCAGCTACCTGCTGCACGAGTGGCGCGCGAATGACCCGGTGCGGCCGGTGAGCCAGGAGGAGTTCAACGCCTACGCCGTGGGCACCCGCGATTTCGGGGCGGGTCCGGGACTGCTGGCGCACCGGACGCCGAGCGCGTGGGCGGCGGCGGTCAGCAAACCGGGCTACACCAAGTTCGCCTGGCAACCGCGCCACGACGACTGGCTCTTCGGGGTCAGCGGCAGCACGCCGATGCTCCTGCCGTCGACGGCGCTGAAGCCGGTCGAACGGCGCGCCACGGCCTGGACGAAGGTGCGCGACGGGTTCGACGGCACCGCCGCGGTGCTGAAGTTCGACCAGGGGTACGCCGGTTTCGCCACCCTGCCCTCGGGTGCCGCGGTCTACGCGACGACCGGACTGGCAGCGGGCGAGGGCGCGGTGTCGGTGTACAACCTCGACATGCCGGGCATGCCGGGGCTGACCGGGAGCCGTACCTACCGCACGGCCGAGGGCTCGGTCACCGTCCCGGTCCCGCCGGCGCCCCCGGCGGGCGGGCGGACCGACGAGGTGTCCTTCCCGGCGGTGACCGCGCGCTACGTCCGGATGCTCGGGGTGCTCCCGGATCCGGCGTACGGCTATTCCCTGTGGTCCTTCGAAGTCCGTGACGGCGCGGGCGGAACCGACCTCGCCAGGACGGGCACCGCGTCGGCATCCTCCTTCACACCGGGCCGGGAAGCGAAGTACGCGATCGATGGCAGCGCCACCACCCGCTGGGCGGTGTCCACAGTGGATCGTCCACGCGCGGACAGCTGGCTCGCCGTCGATCTCGGCTCCGCGGTGGAGTTCGACCGGGTCAAGATCGCGTGGGAAGCCGCGGCGGGCCGCCGCTACCGCGTCGAGACCTCGCCGGACGGGCTCTCCTGGACCACCGCCGCGACCCATCCGCTCCCGGCGGTCAGCACCACCGGCGGCTGGCTCGACGTCGACGGGCGCGCCGGGTTCGCCGTCTCCGGTTCCCCGCACCCGATCACCGTCACCGGCAACCAGATCCTGCTGTCCGACGGTGCCGCGGCACCGCTGCAGGTCGAATGCCACCCGGATCCCCGCGCGCTGCCCGTGGCCGGGGCGCGGCCGGTCGCCGACGTCGCCGCCGTGCGCACCTCGGTGCTCGACGGGCACCTCGTCCTGTTCAACCTGTCCGGCTCGGCCGCGACGGCGACCGTCGCGCTACCGGCGACGGAGGGCGTGGTCCCGCTGTACCGCGGTGATCAGGTGACCACAAAGGACGGTAGTGCGCTGGCGGTTTCGCTGGCCGCGGCGGAAGGGCGTGTCGAACCGGCGTGGTTCACCGTCCAGGTCGACGGCGGGCGGACCGGCCTGCGGGCCTCGGTCGCCGATGCCGCCACGCTCCGGCTCACCGCGCCCGCCGGGGACGTGGTCCGCTGCCGGGTGCAGCCCGTCGGTGAACCCGCTCGGCAGGTCGCCGTTCCCGGCGGCCGGACGGTCACGGTCACCGCGCGCACCACCCGGCCGTACCCGCTCGGCGACCTCGCGCTCGGGGCCACGGTGTTCCCGGCGGAGCCGCTGCCCGCGGGGATGTCCGCACCGGGTGCCGCGGTCGACGACAACGACCGGACCTCCTGGCAGCCGGGCACCGACGGCCGGATGGTCGTCGACCTCGGTGCGGTCCGGGCGCTCGGGCAGGCCGAGCTGACCTGGACCGCCGACGCGGTACCGGACATGGTCCTCGAAACCAGCGTCGACGGGCGCACCTACACAGCCGTCCCCGCGACACCCCGGCGACGACGCGACACGGTGCCGCTGAACGGTTCCGCCCGGTACGTGGCGGTGCGGGTGCGAGGCGCGGCGACCGCGGCACTGGTCAGTTTCCGGATCCTTCCCGGAAACTGA
- a CDS encoding LLM class flavin-dependent oxidoreductase, which translates to MDVACAFPTTLDTPGHIAVAEELGYTRAWVYDTPQQSPDVWMTLALAAARTDRIGLGPGVLVPSLRHPMANAAATATLAALAPGRVAIAFGTGFSGRRAMGYGAVGWSFMDAYLTAYRGLLRGETVAWEGKRMRMLHPGGHAPARPVEVPVLVAALGPKGNEVAKKHADGLYTTRQPPEFAGEYAWVPFLAWGTVLDEGEALDSEHARTAGGPGWALAYHGTYEFEGPDAVRALPGGEQWLAVVDRTPPADRHLSVHSGHCVELNEADRAAWDAGGHTILTDVTLSGTGDQIRHKLAGLAARGVTEIVFQPCGPDIRGELERFHAVAVSFREGSGN; encoded by the coding sequence TTGGACGTAGCGTGCGCCTTCCCGACCACTCTCGACACCCCCGGGCACATCGCGGTGGCCGAAGAGCTGGGCTACACCCGCGCCTGGGTCTACGACACCCCGCAGCAGAGCCCGGACGTGTGGATGACGCTCGCCCTCGCCGCGGCGCGGACCGACCGCATCGGCCTCGGCCCCGGGGTGCTCGTCCCCAGCCTGCGCCACCCGATGGCCAACGCGGCCGCGACCGCCACCCTGGCCGCGCTCGCCCCCGGCCGGGTGGCGATCGCCTTCGGCACCGGGTTCTCCGGCCGCCGCGCCATGGGGTACGGGGCGGTCGGCTGGTCGTTCATGGACGCCTACCTCACCGCCTACCGCGGCCTGCTGCGGGGTGAAACCGTGGCGTGGGAAGGCAAGCGGATGCGGATGCTCCACCCCGGCGGGCACGCGCCCGCCCGCCCGGTCGAGGTGCCGGTCCTGGTCGCCGCGCTCGGGCCGAAGGGCAACGAGGTGGCGAAGAAGCACGCCGACGGGCTGTACACGACCCGGCAGCCGCCGGAGTTCGCCGGCGAGTACGCGTGGGTGCCGTTCCTGGCCTGGGGAACCGTGCTGGACGAAGGCGAGGCGCTGGACTCCGAGCACGCCAGGACCGCGGGCGGGCCCGGCTGGGCGCTGGCCTACCACGGCACCTACGAGTTCGAAGGTCCTGACGCCGTCCGCGCGCTGCCCGGCGGCGAGCAGTGGCTCGCGGTGGTCGACCGCACCCCGCCCGCCGACCGGCACCTGTCCGTCCACTCCGGACACTGCGTCGAGCTGAACGAGGCCGACCGCGCGGCGTGGGACGCGGGCGGCCACACGATCCTCACCGACGTCACCCTCAGCGGCACCGGCGACCAGATCCGGCACAAGCTCGCCGGGCTCGCGGCCCGCGGGGTCACCGAGATCGTGTTCCAGCCCTGCGGCCCGGACATCCGGGGAGAGCTGGAACGCTTCCACGCGGTGGCGGTCAGTTTCCGGGAAGGATCCGGAAACTGA